TTCAGGATGAACTTTTTCGAGTATTTTTGAAGGGGGCATACGCGTTATTACTATTATCCCGGGCTTTGAGCAGAAGTCTGGAAGGGCCTTGTTTTGTGTGGATGGAGATATCATAAAGGCTCCGGGGGGCATTCCCGTGCTACTGGGTTTCCTTGGCGGGAGTATCTCGTAGAACGCGAATCTAAGGGCTCCCGTTGCGGCTGTCAACCTGAAGATGGCGCCCAGCATGAACCCTATGGGAGCAAACCACTCGATATTCCTTGTTACGGGATACGTTATGTTGAGCGCTCCCAAGAGTATCAGCCCGAGGGGAAAGAGTGCCTCCACCTTGTTTTGGGATATCACGTATCTCCACAGAACGGCTCCAAAGTATATGAGGGCACCCCCGTAGAAGAGAGAGGGAACCGACGACTGAAGGATGAAGTTGTTTCCGAAGACGTCTGTCGCGAGTAGGAAGAGCCAG
This sequence is a window from Thermococcus sp.. Protein-coding genes within it:
- a CDS encoding DUF835 domain-containing protein, giving the protein WLFLLATDVFGNNFILQSSVPSLFYGGALIYFGAVLWRYVISQNKVEALFPLGLILLGALNITYPVTRNIEWFAPIGFMLGAIFRLTAATGALRFAFYEILPPRKPSSTGMPPGAFMISPSTQNKALPDFCSKPGIIVITRMPPSKILEKVHPESIVFWVTRVSEGKLNDKPVIYAVSPTKMGILTDLLAKAIERGYVTVYMDTFEYLMVENGFENALKFILSLKDRIISVGGTIILVIDYDALSTKELKLLEKEFKKIE